One Rhodococcus sp. P1Y DNA window includes the following coding sequences:
- a CDS encoding acyl-CoA thioesterase — protein MTDAGGTGATTAPSSTEVKTDLETLLELLALEEIGEDKFLGVHPRQVGSRTFGGQMVAQALIAAGRTVTGTTRDVHAINAHFIRGGDVKKPIEYHVDRHRDGRAFANRQVTAYQDGNEIFVMLAAFQDFGKGLEHSVELPDVPYPDALPPLGDHFVGYEDRLQMFVDALKPIDMRYANDPAWIMQGTGEKLNHNRVWMKADGELPDDPIFHAATMGYASDTTVLDSIITTHGLSWGFDRIVAATVNHSIWFHRPFRFDDWALYATESPVAAGSRGLATGRFFSMDGLLLATVVQEGLIRHFPKRP, from the coding sequence GTGACCGATGCGGGGGGAACGGGTGCAACTACTGCGCCCAGTAGTACCGAAGTGAAGACGGACCTGGAGACGCTCCTCGAGCTGTTGGCGCTCGAGGAGATCGGCGAGGACAAGTTCCTGGGGGTGCATCCTCGCCAGGTCGGAAGCCGGACCTTCGGTGGCCAGATGGTTGCGCAGGCACTCATCGCGGCGGGTAGAACCGTCACCGGCACCACCCGCGACGTCCATGCCATCAACGCACACTTTATCCGCGGCGGTGACGTGAAGAAGCCGATCGAGTACCACGTCGACCGTCACCGTGACGGCCGCGCGTTCGCGAACCGCCAAGTCACCGCTTATCAGGACGGCAACGAGATCTTCGTGATGCTCGCGGCTTTCCAGGATTTCGGAAAGGGCCTCGAGCACAGCGTCGAGTTGCCCGATGTGCCGTACCCGGACGCTCTCCCGCCGCTCGGAGACCACTTCGTCGGCTACGAGGACCGTCTGCAGATGTTCGTCGATGCACTCAAGCCCATCGACATGCGGTACGCCAACGACCCCGCGTGGATCATGCAAGGCACAGGGGAGAAGCTGAACCACAACCGCGTGTGGATGAAAGCCGACGGCGAGCTGCCCGACGACCCGATATTTCACGCAGCCACGATGGGGTACGCGTCGGACACCACGGTGCTCGATTCCATCATCACCACCCACGGGTTGTCCTGGGGATTCGATCGAATCGTTGCCGCGACGGTCAACCATTCCATCTGGTTCCACCGCCCGTTCCGGTTCGACGACTGGGCTCTCTACGCGACGGAATCTCCGGTCGCCGCTGGTTCTCGTGGTCTGGCGACCGGACGGTTCTTCTCGATGGACGGGTTGCTGTTGGCAACGGTCGTGCAGGAAGGCCTCATCCGGCATTTCCCCAAGCGGCCCTAG
- the pyk gene encoding pyruvate kinase — MSRRTKIVCTLGPATASSERIRELVESGMDVARLNFSHGDHPDHQANYEWVREASNATGKAVGILADLQGPKIRLGRFAEGKTTWAAGELVRITVEECEGTHDRVSTTYKELAQDAKEGDRLLVDDGKVGLVVTGVEGNDVLCRVTEGGPVSNNKGVSLPGMDVSVPALSEKDIADLEFALALGVDFIALSFVRSPADVELVHAIMDRVGRRVPVIAKLEKPEAVDNLEAIVLAFDAVMVARGDLGVELPLEQVPLVQKRAIQIARANAKPVIVATQMLESMIENSRPTRAEASDVANAVLDGTDAVMLSGETSVGKYVMETVRTMARIVETVETEGDPVPPLTHVPRTKRGVISYAARDIGERLDAKALVAFTQSGDTVRRLARLHTSLPLLAFTSIPEVRSQLALSWGTETFLVPDVATTDAMVLEVDKALLELGRYNKSDQVVIVAGAPPGTVGSTNLIHVHRIGEEDR; from the coding sequence GTGAGCCGACGTACGAAGATCGTTTGCACCCTTGGACCTGCGACCGCCAGCAGTGAGCGAATCCGTGAACTCGTAGAGAGTGGAATGGATGTCGCCAGACTGAACTTCAGCCACGGTGATCACCCAGATCACCAGGCCAACTACGAATGGGTCCGCGAGGCGTCGAACGCCACCGGTAAAGCAGTCGGCATTCTCGCCGACCTGCAGGGCCCCAAGATTCGCCTCGGTCGTTTCGCCGAGGGCAAGACCACCTGGGCCGCCGGTGAACTGGTGCGCATCACCGTCGAGGAATGCGAGGGGACACACGATCGTGTGTCCACCACCTACAAAGAACTTGCCCAGGACGCCAAGGAAGGCGACCGCCTTCTCGTCGACGACGGCAAGGTAGGCCTCGTGGTCACCGGCGTCGAAGGCAACGACGTTCTGTGTCGTGTCACCGAGGGTGGCCCGGTGAGCAACAACAAGGGCGTGTCGCTACCCGGCATGGACGTCTCGGTTCCCGCGTTGTCCGAGAAGGACATTGCCGATCTCGAGTTCGCGCTTGCGCTCGGTGTCGACTTCATCGCGCTGTCGTTCGTGCGCTCGCCGGCCGATGTCGAACTCGTCCACGCGATCATGGATCGTGTCGGACGCCGCGTCCCGGTCATCGCGAAGCTCGAAAAGCCCGAAGCCGTCGACAATCTCGAAGCTATCGTTCTCGCGTTCGACGCGGTGATGGTCGCTCGCGGTGACCTCGGCGTCGAGTTGCCGCTCGAGCAGGTCCCGCTGGTGCAGAAGCGTGCGATCCAGATCGCCCGTGCCAACGCCAAGCCCGTCATCGTCGCCACGCAGATGCTCGAGTCCATGATCGAGAACTCGCGACCCACCCGCGCCGAGGCCTCCGACGTCGCCAACGCGGTGCTCGACGGAACCGACGCTGTCATGCTCTCCGGAGAGACGTCGGTCGGCAAGTACGTGATGGAAACCGTGCGCACGATGGCGCGAATCGTCGAGACGGTGGAGACCGAAGGCGATCCCGTTCCGCCTCTCACCCACGTTCCGCGCACCAAGCGCGGCGTCATCTCCTACGCCGCGCGCGATATCGGTGAGCGTCTCGACGCCAAGGCGCTGGTCGCCTTCACTCAGTCCGGTGACACCGTGCGGCGCCTCGCTCGTCTGCACACGTCGCTGCCGCTGCTCGCGTTCACCTCGATCCCCGAGGTCCGTTCGCAGCTGGCACTGAGCTGGGGAACCGAGACGTTCCTGGTTCCCGATGTCGCCACGACGGATGCGATGGTGCTCGAGGTCGACAAGGCTTTGCTGGAACTCGGTCGGTACAACAAGAGCGATCAGGTCGTGATCGTGGCCGGTGCCCCTCCCGGCACAGTAGGCTCGACCAACTTGATCCATGTGCACCGAATTGGGGAAGAGGACCGGTAA
- a CDS encoding glutamate synthase subunit beta — MADPRGFLNVVKREAEKRPIAERVMDWNEVYSHQPAQQRASEVSDQARRCMDCGIPFCHSGTAGCPLGNLIPEWNDLVRRDRWDAASDRLHATNNFPEFTGRVCPAPCESACVLSISEAETGGSVTIKRVEQTIADLAWESGSIVPQPPTISTGKSVAVVGSGPAGLAAAQQLTRAGHDVTVYERDDRLGGLLRYGIPEFKLEKSVLDQRLMQMRAEGTHFVTDCEVGVDFTVEQLRAKYDAVILAVGALRARDNTEVVGRELDGIHLAMEHLVPSNKECEGDGPTSIDAKGKHVVIIGGGDTGADCLGTAHRQGAASVTQLDYNQALPEARDDSTSPWPSWPLVLRTSPAHAEGGVIRHQVAVQRFLGDENGRVRAMVLAEVEVQRDTNGRRIITPIGEEVELPCDLALFAIGFDGVEHGPLLDDYGLSLSRRGSLSCGSDWQTSAPGVFVCGDAHRGASLVVWAIAEGRSAAHGVDAFLTGRSDLPSPVHPNSLPLAVV, encoded by the coding sequence GTGGCTGATCCACGAGGATTTCTGAACGTCGTCAAGCGAGAGGCCGAAAAGCGACCGATCGCCGAACGAGTCATGGATTGGAACGAGGTCTACTCGCACCAGCCGGCGCAGCAGCGTGCGTCCGAAGTATCCGACCAGGCCCGTCGGTGCATGGATTGCGGTATTCCGTTCTGCCACTCGGGAACCGCAGGGTGCCCGCTCGGCAACTTGATCCCGGAGTGGAACGACCTGGTCCGCCGAGATCGGTGGGACGCAGCGAGTGATCGTTTGCACGCGACGAACAACTTCCCCGAGTTCACCGGTCGGGTCTGTCCCGCGCCGTGCGAGTCCGCCTGCGTGCTCTCCATTTCCGAGGCCGAAACCGGCGGTAGCGTCACCATCAAACGGGTCGAGCAGACCATTGCGGATCTCGCCTGGGAGAGCGGGAGCATCGTTCCGCAGCCACCGACGATCAGCACGGGCAAGTCGGTCGCCGTGGTCGGCTCCGGTCCCGCCGGATTGGCTGCGGCGCAACAGCTCACACGCGCCGGTCACGACGTGACGGTATACGAGCGGGACGACCGACTGGGCGGACTGCTGCGATACGGCATCCCGGAATTCAAGCTCGAGAAGTCCGTGCTGGACCAGCGCCTCATGCAGATGCGAGCAGAGGGAACACATTTCGTCACCGACTGCGAGGTGGGTGTCGACTTCACCGTCGAGCAATTGCGCGCGAAGTACGACGCGGTGATTCTCGCCGTCGGAGCGCTACGAGCTCGGGACAACACCGAGGTGGTGGGCCGGGAGCTGGACGGAATTCACCTCGCGATGGAACATCTCGTGCCCTCGAACAAGGAGTGCGAGGGCGACGGTCCGACGTCCATCGACGCCAAGGGCAAGCACGTGGTCATCATCGGTGGCGGTGACACCGGTGCGGACTGCCTGGGAACGGCCCATCGCCAGGGCGCGGCGTCCGTGACACAGCTCGACTACAACCAGGCGCTTCCCGAAGCACGGGACGACTCGACGTCACCGTGGCCGTCGTGGCCACTCGTACTGAGGACGTCACCGGCGCATGCCGAGGGCGGCGTCATTCGTCACCAGGTCGCCGTTCAGCGGTTTCTGGGCGACGAGAACGGGCGCGTTCGGGCGATGGTTCTGGCAGAGGTCGAGGTGCAGCGGGACACGAACGGGCGGCGAATCATCACCCCTATCGGTGAAGAAGTCGAGCTTCCGTGTGATCTGGCGTTGTTCGCGATCGGTTTCGACGGTGTCGAGCACGGTCCTCTTCTGGACGACTACGGACTGTCCCTGTCGCGTCGAGGTTCGCTTTCGTGCGGATCCGACTGGCAGACCAGTGCACCGGGAGTATTCGTGTGTGGGGACGCGCATCGCGGGGCCTCGCTCGTTGTCTGGGCGATCGCCGAGGGCCGTTCGGCAGCGCACGGCGTCGACGCGTTTCTCACCGGCCGATCGGATCTCCCGTCGCCAGTTCACCCGAACTCTTTGCCTCTCGCCGTGGTGTGA
- the gltB gene encoding glutamate synthase large subunit has protein sequence MLFSQLPAGQGLYDPVHEKDSCGVAMIADIAGRRSHSIVADGVLALENLEHRGAAGAEPNSGDGAGILIQLPVELLASLIDVELPSPSEDGSNTFAAGMCFLPQGVRERAAAVARVEEIATEEGLEVLGWSEVRVDPDKADIGVTALGCMPHMAYLFVAAPEHGGKRPGGLALDRLVYPLRKRAERVTPEIEQAGTGLYFPSLSSRTMVFKGMLTTMQLPLYFPDLRDPLCKSAISIVHSRFSTNTFPSWPLAHPHRYVAHNGEINTVKGNRNRMRAREAMLASNLIPGDLQRLYPICNPDGSDSVSLDEVLELLHLGGRSVPHVVMMMVPEPWENHRSMDPEVRAFYQFHASIMEAWDGPACVTFTDGSYVGAVLDRNGLRPGRWWQTADGRMILASEAGVLDVPQSEVVAKGRLEPGKMFLIDTAAGRVIENDEIKSRLAREHPYQEWLHAGLLELKSLPERAHIQYNHDSVVRRQVAFGYTEEDLRVVLTPMAASGGEPLGSMGTDTPPAVLSQRSKALYDYFIELFAQVTNPPLDSIREEIVTSLARVMGPEHNLLEPTAASCRQIVLPWPVLDNDELNKIIHINHDGDHPGLSATVLRGLYEVERGGEGLAEAVEELRRRASDAIAAGFRTLIISDRDSDHTYAPIPSLLATAAVHHHLVRTKERTKVALVVESGDAREVHHLALLIGFGAAAVNPYLAMESIEDLVAEGELTGVESSAAVRNYLYGLGKGVLKVMSKMGISTVGSYTGAQVFEAVGLDKEVVREYFKGTASTLGGVGLDVLAEEVKLRHRRAYPENPTDRVHRRLDIGGEYQFRREGELHLFTPETVFLLQHATRTGRYDVFQKYSSEVDRLAREGGALRGLFEFKEGLRQPIPLDEVEPAESIVTRFNTGAMSYGSISAEAHETMAVAMNNLGGRSNSGEGGEDTDRLYDKGRRSAVKQVASGRFGVTSDYLVNATDIQIKMAQGAKPGEGGQLPGYKVYPWVAKTRHSTPGVGLISPPPHHDIYSIEDLAQLIHDLKNANENARVHVKLVSSVGVGTVATGVSKAHADVVLISGYDGGTGAAPLTSLKHAGAPWEIGLADAQQTLVLNGLRDRITVQCDGGLRTGRDVIVAALLGAEEFGFSTAPLIVSGCIMMRVCHLDTCPVGVATQNPELRKRFTGKPEFVEDFFKFVAEDVRKYLAQLGFRSIDEAVGHADALETAAGIAHWKSKGLDLSPIFAMPKDQHGAPMTQRRRLRGQDHGLDLALDRTLIQLSEGALEDAHPVKLELPVRNVNRTVGTLLGSEVTRRYGGAGLPDDTIRIELTGSAGQSLGAFLPAGITIDLIGDTNDYVGKGLSGGRVVVRPAPDATFVAEDNVIAGNTILYGATAGEVFLRGRVGERFAVRNSGATAVNEGVGDHAFEYMTGGRVIVLGPTGRNMAAGMSGGIAYVLGLDENNVNTAMVALQTPNPDDLAWLRDTVEKHWEWTGSAVAASLLADWPRRSALFTKIMPVDYQRVLEATSMARAEGRDVDSAIMEAARG, from the coding sequence TTGCTGTTCTCACAGTTGCCTGCAGGACAGGGGCTCTACGACCCGGTCCACGAAAAGGACTCGTGCGGAGTCGCGATGATCGCGGATATCGCCGGGCGCAGGTCGCACAGCATCGTCGCCGACGGCGTCCTCGCTCTGGAGAATCTCGAGCATCGCGGTGCCGCCGGTGCCGAGCCCAACAGTGGAGACGGGGCTGGGATTCTGATCCAGCTCCCGGTCGAGTTACTTGCTTCGCTCATCGATGTCGAGCTGCCGTCTCCCTCAGAGGACGGTTCGAACACCTTTGCGGCTGGAATGTGCTTCCTCCCGCAGGGTGTACGCGAACGAGCGGCCGCGGTTGCCCGAGTCGAAGAGATCGCTACCGAGGAGGGTCTGGAGGTGCTCGGCTGGTCCGAGGTTCGAGTCGATCCGGACAAGGCCGATATCGGTGTGACCGCACTCGGATGCATGCCGCACATGGCGTACCTCTTCGTCGCAGCTCCGGAGCACGGCGGCAAGCGCCCTGGGGGGCTCGCGCTGGATCGACTCGTATATCCCCTGCGCAAGCGCGCCGAACGCGTGACGCCCGAGATCGAGCAGGCGGGCACCGGACTGTACTTTCCGTCGCTGTCCTCGCGAACGATGGTCTTCAAGGGCATGCTCACCACGATGCAGCTGCCGCTGTACTTCCCGGATCTTCGGGATCCGTTGTGCAAGAGTGCAATTTCGATCGTGCACAGTCGGTTTTCGACCAATACGTTTCCGTCGTGGCCTCTTGCGCACCCGCATCGGTACGTTGCACACAACGGCGAGATCAACACCGTCAAAGGAAATCGAAACCGGATGCGTGCGCGTGAGGCAATGCTCGCGTCCAATCTGATTCCCGGTGACCTGCAGCGTCTGTACCCCATCTGCAACCCCGACGGTTCCGACTCGGTCTCGCTCGACGAGGTTCTCGAGCTGCTGCACCTCGGAGGGCGCAGCGTTCCGCATGTGGTGATGATGATGGTTCCCGAACCCTGGGAGAATCACCGCAGCATGGACCCCGAGGTCCGCGCGTTCTATCAGTTCCACGCGTCGATCATGGAAGCGTGGGACGGCCCGGCGTGCGTGACGTTCACCGACGGTTCCTACGTCGGAGCTGTGTTGGACCGCAACGGACTTCGGCCCGGCAGGTGGTGGCAGACCGCCGACGGTCGGATGATTCTCGCCAGCGAAGCGGGTGTTCTGGACGTGCCGCAATCCGAGGTCGTGGCGAAGGGCCGCCTCGAGCCGGGCAAGATGTTCCTGATCGATACTGCGGCCGGGCGCGTGATCGAAAACGACGAGATCAAGTCTCGACTGGCCCGCGAGCACCCGTACCAGGAGTGGCTGCACGCCGGTCTGCTCGAGCTCAAGAGCCTGCCGGAGCGCGCGCACATTCAGTACAACCACGACTCGGTCGTGCGTCGACAAGTCGCCTTCGGGTACACCGAGGAAGATCTGCGGGTGGTTTTGACGCCGATGGCAGCGTCCGGCGGAGAACCGTTGGGTTCCATGGGAACCGACACCCCGCCTGCCGTGCTCTCGCAACGGTCCAAGGCCCTCTACGACTACTTCATCGAATTGTTCGCTCAGGTCACCAACCCCCCTCTCGACTCGATTCGGGAGGAGATCGTCACGTCGTTGGCGCGCGTCATGGGGCCCGAACACAATCTGTTGGAGCCGACGGCAGCGTCCTGCCGTCAGATCGTGCTTCCGTGGCCCGTCCTCGACAACGACGAGCTGAACAAGATCATCCACATCAATCACGACGGTGATCATCCCGGCCTGTCGGCGACGGTGCTGCGCGGACTGTACGAGGTGGAACGAGGCGGCGAAGGGCTGGCAGAGGCAGTCGAAGAACTGCGGCGTCGGGCCAGCGATGCTATCGCCGCGGGATTCCGGACGTTGATCATCTCCGACCGCGACTCCGACCACACCTACGCTCCCATTCCATCGCTGTTGGCTACAGCCGCCGTGCACCACCACCTCGTCCGGACGAAAGAACGCACCAAGGTGGCGCTCGTCGTCGAATCGGGAGATGCGCGCGAGGTACACCACCTGGCGCTGCTCATCGGATTCGGCGCCGCTGCGGTGAATCCGTACTTGGCCATGGAGTCGATCGAAGATCTCGTCGCCGAAGGCGAGCTCACCGGGGTCGAATCCTCGGCGGCGGTTCGAAACTACCTGTACGGGCTCGGCAAAGGTGTGCTCAAGGTGATGTCCAAGATGGGTATCTCGACGGTCGGGTCGTACACTGGCGCGCAAGTTTTCGAGGCAGTCGGCCTGGACAAGGAGGTCGTGCGCGAGTACTTCAAGGGAACCGCGAGCACACTTGGCGGCGTCGGACTCGACGTGCTGGCCGAGGAAGTGAAACTGCGTCACCGACGGGCATACCCCGAGAATCCGACCGATCGCGTGCACCGGCGACTCGACATCGGAGGTGAGTACCAGTTCCGCCGCGAGGGCGAACTGCATCTCTTCACGCCGGAGACCGTGTTCCTCCTGCAGCACGCGACCCGTACCGGTCGCTACGACGTGTTTCAGAAGTACAGCAGCGAAGTCGACCGGCTGGCCCGAGAAGGCGGTGCGTTGCGCGGTCTCTTCGAGTTCAAAGAAGGTCTGCGTCAGCCGATTCCGCTCGACGAGGTCGAACCCGCCGAGTCCATCGTCACGCGCTTCAACACCGGCGCCATGAGCTATGGATCGATTTCGGCGGAAGCACACGAGACGATGGCCGTTGCGATGAACAATCTCGGTGGTCGTTCGAATTCGGGGGAGGGCGGCGAGGACACCGACCGGTTGTACGACAAGGGACGGCGGAGCGCGGTCAAGCAGGTCGCCAGTGGGCGATTCGGCGTGACGAGTGACTACCTCGTCAATGCAACCGACATTCAGATCAAGATGGCGCAAGGTGCCAAGCCCGGCGAGGGTGGTCAGCTTCCCGGCTACAAGGTATATCCGTGGGTCGCGAAGACCAGGCACTCGACTCCGGGAGTCGGTCTAATCTCGCCACCACCGCATCACGACATCTACTCCATCGAGGATCTTGCTCAGCTGATCCACGATTTGAAGAACGCCAACGAGAATGCTCGCGTCCACGTCAAGCTCGTCAGTTCCGTGGGGGTCGGAACCGTCGCCACCGGTGTCAGCAAGGCGCACGCCGACGTCGTCTTGATCTCGGGCTACGACGGCGGTACCGGGGCGGCCCCGCTGACCTCGCTCAAGCACGCGGGTGCGCCGTGGGAGATCGGGCTCGCCGATGCTCAGCAGACGTTGGTACTCAACGGTCTTCGCGACAGGATCACCGTGCAGTGCGACGGTGGGCTTCGGACCGGCCGCGACGTCATCGTCGCTGCGCTGCTCGGCGCCGAGGAGTTCGGGTTCTCTACCGCGCCGCTGATCGTGTCGGGGTGCATCATGATGCGCGTGTGCCATCTCGACACGTGCCCCGTCGGTGTGGCCACCCAGAACCCGGAACTTCGCAAGCGGTTCACCGGCAAGCCCGAGTTCGTCGAGGACTTCTTCAAGTTCGTCGCCGAGGATGTCCGCAAGTACCTGGCGCAGTTGGGGTTCCGCAGCATAGACGAGGCGGTCGGGCACGCAGACGCACTGGAAACGGCCGCCGGTATCGCGCACTGGAAGAGCAAGGGTCTCGACCTGTCGCCGATCTTCGCGATGCCGAAGGACCAGCACGGTGCGCCGATGACGCAGCGCAGGCGACTGCGTGGCCAGGACCACGGTCTCGACCTCGCGCTGGACCGCACGCTGATCCAGCTGTCGGAAGGCGCCTTGGAGGACGCGCACCCGGTCAAGCTCGAGCTACCGGTACGCAACGTCAACCGGACCGTCGGAACGCTCCTCGGCTCCGAGGTCACCAGGCGGTACGGAGGCGCCGGGTTACCGGACGACACCATCCGAATCGAACTCACCGGTTCCGCAGGCCAATCCCTCGGTGCATTCCTGCCGGCGGGTATTACGATCGACCTGATCGGTGACACCAACGACTATGTGGGCAAGGGCCTTTCGGGTGGACGCGTTGTGGTGCGCCCAGCTCCCGACGCCACGTTCGTGGCAGAGGACAACGTCATCGCCGGGAACACGATCCTCTACGGTGCGACGGCAGGCGAAGTGTTCCTTCGCGGGCGCGTCGGCGAGCGGTTCGCGGTGCGCAATTCGGGCGCTACGGCGGTCAACGAGGGTGTGGGTGATCACGCGTTCGAGTACATGACCGGTGGCCGCGTCATCGTGTTGGGGCCGACAGGGCGCAACATGGCGGCAGGTATGTCCGGGGGTATCGCCTACGTGCTCGGTTTGGACGAGAACAACGTCAACACCGCCATGGTTGCGCTGCAGACTCCGAACCCCGACGACCTGGCCTGGCTGCGTGACACCGTCGAGAAGCACTGGGAGTGGACCGGATCTGCGGTCGCCGCGTCCTTGCTCGCCGACTGGCCGCGCCGCTCGGCTCTGTTCACCAAAATCATGCCGGTCGACTACCAGCGCGTGCTGGAGGCGACCTCGATGGCGCGCGCCGAAGGGCGCGACGTCGACTCTGCGATCATGGAGGCTGCACGTGGCTGA
- a CDS encoding TM2 domain-containing protein → MSEPDKSSESDSSSESERSQMPPEFGSAFDYDATAEASLSEPPATSETGPVTGAVGSGSGSGPGWDVHSGVGNGPGWGEAPSYPPPSAPENPSTPQSPISFEKQSPGDPYGQPSPEPYPPAGGYGAGPVYGPPDPNYSQPGQYDQQTQGYPPPPPESWPQGYPGQPQGFPGQPQGPGFAGYGQQGYGPPQGYPVGGYPGSPYGVDPTAPYGRHPVTGEPLSDKSKLTGGLLGILLGPFGAGRFYLNQPGIAVAQIAVTWLTCGIGGIWPLIDGIMMLTGSVRDEHGRPLRD, encoded by the coding sequence GTGAGCGAGCCCGACAAGAGTTCCGAGTCCGACAGCAGTTCCGAGTCCGAGCGCTCACAGATGCCGCCGGAGTTCGGTTCCGCATTCGACTACGACGCGACTGCCGAAGCGTCGCTGTCCGAGCCGCCTGCGACGTCCGAGACGGGGCCGGTGACCGGTGCGGTCGGTTCGGGATCGGGCTCGGGTCCCGGATGGGATGTCCACTCCGGGGTCGGCAACGGTCCTGGATGGGGCGAAGCGCCGAGCTATCCGCCACCGAGTGCGCCGGAGAATCCGTCGACACCTCAGTCGCCGATCAGTTTCGAGAAGCAGTCCCCTGGCGATCCGTACGGGCAGCCGTCTCCGGAGCCCTACCCGCCTGCGGGTGGGTACGGCGCAGGGCCGGTGTACGGACCGCCGGACCCGAACTACTCGCAACCGGGGCAGTACGACCAGCAGACTCAGGGCTACCCACCGCCACCACCCGAGTCCTGGCCGCAGGGCTACCCCGGCCAACCCCAGGGCTTTCCCGGTCAGCCTCAGGGCCCTGGGTTCGCGGGTTACGGCCAGCAAGGTTATGGGCCACCGCAGGGATATCCCGTTGGGGGATACCCGGGCTCGCCGTACGGGGTCGACCCGACTGCGCCGTACGGGCGCCATCCCGTCACCGGTGAACCCTTGTCCGACAAATCGAAGCTGACCGGCGGTCTGCTCGGCATTCTGCTCGGTCCTTTCGGGGCAGGCCGGTTCTATCTGAATCAACCCGGAATCGCTGTCGCGCAGATCGCGGTGACGTGGTTGACGTGTGGAATCGGCGGAATCTGGCCGCTCATCGACGGGATCATGATGCTCACCGGCAGCGTTCGAGACGAGCACGGTCGCCCGCTTCGCGACTGA
- a CDS encoding TM2 domain-containing protein: MVDFEKKPEDGENTGRANDYNPTESYPIPGNPIEVQPTQAYPTAFGANPEYPPPPPYPEATQPEMGNPPQWQNPGGEHPGAYYPAPAQYPPPAQYPPAAQFPPDAQFPPAEQYPAAGQYPAVPHFPTAANYGNQPTYLPPQPYYSYPVGYQGVGPDAPFGRDPITGEPLSDKSKVAAGLLQILLGGFGAGRFYIGSNGVAVAQLLLLIFGWLTVVLGIGVLVLLGLGVWVLVDGIVMLVGNAKDGNGRRLRN; encoded by the coding sequence GTGGTTGATTTCGAGAAGAAGCCTGAGGACGGCGAGAACACGGGCCGGGCGAACGACTACAACCCCACCGAGAGCTACCCGATACCGGGCAATCCGATCGAGGTTCAGCCGACGCAGGCCTACCCGACGGCGTTCGGCGCAAACCCCGAGTATCCTCCACCCCCGCCGTATCCCGAGGCAACGCAGCCCGAGATGGGCAATCCGCCACAGTGGCAGAATCCCGGCGGCGAGCATCCAGGGGCGTACTACCCAGCTCCTGCTCAGTATCCACCTCCTGCTCAGTATCCGCCCGCTGCGCAGTTTCCCCCTGATGCGCAGTTTCCCCCTGCCGAGCAGTATCCAGCCGCTGGGCAGTATCCAGCCGTGCCCCACTTCCCGACTGCTGCGAACTACGGAAATCAGCCGACTTATCTGCCACCGCAGCCGTACTACTCCTATCCGGTCGGCTATCAGGGTGTCGGGCCCGATGCACCGTTCGGTCGCGATCCGATCACGGGTGAGCCGTTGTCGGACAAGTCCAAGGTTGCCGCTGGGCTCCTCCAGATTTTACTGGGCGGATTCGGTGCTGGACGGTTCTACATCGGCAGCAACGGCGTTGCAGTCGCGCAGTTGCTGCTGCTGATCTTCGGATGGTTGACGGTTGTTCTCGGCATCGGGGTGTTGGTGCTGCTCGGGCTCGGTGTCTGGGTGCTCGTCGATGGCATTGTGATGCTCGTCGGCAACGCCAAGGACGGCAACGGGCGCAGACTTCGGAATTGA